The genomic DNA CAGGATATTGTCCGGCAGTGCCGTGGACAGGTAGACGAACACCAGGTCCGGCAGGTGGATGATCAGCGCCATCGGCCACAGGCAGCGTTTCAGGCCGAAGCGGGCGATCAGGAAGCCGCCCAGCAGCCCGCCGACCGTCAGCGCGATCACGCCGACGGTGCCGTAGACGATGCCGACCTGGGTATTGTCCAGGCCCAGGCCACCCTTCTCGGCCGGGTCGAGCAGGAACGGCACGACCATCTTCAGCAATTGCGACTCGCCCAGCCGGAACAGCAGCAGGAAGCCGAGGATCGTCAGGATGCCCTCCTTGCGGAAGAACGACACGAAGGTGGCAAAGAACTCGGCCGCGCCGCCGCCGGACGAGCGCACCGGGCCATCGCTGGGCGGACGTGGCAGCACGAACAAGTGGTAAGCGGCCAGCACGGCGAAAACCCCGCCAGCAAGGCGAAGATGATGGCCCAGGCGACGTGCGCGTCGCCGGTCTGCCGGATCAGGAGGCCGGACAATGCGACCAGCACGCCCTGCCCCGTGATGTTGGCCAGCCGGTAAAACGTGCTGCGCACACCGACAAAGGCCGCCTGCTGTTTCTGCGGCAGCGCCAGCATGTAAAAGCCGTCGGCGGCGATGTCGTGCGTGGCCGAGCTGAACGCCATCAGCCACAGCACGGCCAGGCTGGCCTGGAAGAACGCGGGCAGGTGGGTGGTGAAGGCGACCAGGGCGAACGCCACTGCGATCGCGGTCTGCAGCGTGACGACCCAGCGCCGCTTAGTGCCGAACATGTCGACCACGGGCGCCCACAGGGGCTTGATCACCCAGGGCAGATACAGCCAGGAGGTATAGAACGCGATGTCGGCGTTGGAGAAGCCGGTGTTCTTGTACATCACCAGCGCCAACGTCATCGCGGTGAAGTAGGGAATGCCCTGGCCGAAGTACAGGGTGGGAATCCAGGCCCAGGGTTTGCTCGGTGTTGCCGTGGGGGCTGCCGGGTTTGGCTTATTTACTGCGTCCATCACATCCTTGTCTCGTTATCGTTGCCGCGGGATGCGCGCGGCAACGCCGCGGCTTATCCGTCCACGGCCGCGCGCAGGCTGCCGCCGGCACGTGCCAGCAGCGCCTCGGCTTGCTCCACCGGCACCTGGCGCCGCAGGGCGACGATGGCCACCTTGACATGATGGCCACACGCCTCCAGGGCTGCACGCGCCGCCGCTTCGTCCGCGCCGGTGGCATGCATCGTCAGGCGCAGTGCGCGCGCGTACAGCTTGGCGTTGGTGGGTTTCAAGTCTACCATCAAGTTTCCATACACCTTGTGCAGGCGCACCATGATGGCGCTGGAGATGGTGTTCAAAGCGATTTTCTGCGAGGTGCCCGCTTTCAGGCGCGTGCTGCCGGAGATGATCTCGGAGCCGGTGTCCAGCGTGATGCCGATCTCCGCTTCGTTCGCCAGCGGCGAGCCGGCGTTGTTGGCCAGGCCGATCGTCAGCGCGCCGGCCGCGCGTGCCGTGTGCAGCGCGCCCAGCACATAGGGCGTGGCGCCCGACGCCGCCAGCAGCAGCACCACGTCGCGCTCGCCCGGCTGCGCCGCCGCCATGGCGCGCCCGCCCTGGTCGTAGTCGTCCTCGGCGCCTTCCACGGCCACGAACATGGCGCTCTCGCCGCCGGCCAGCAGCGCGACGGCGCGCTCGTGCGGCCAGGAGAAGGTGGGATACAACTCGACGCTGTCCAGCACCCCGAGCCGGCCGGAGGTGCCGGCACCCACGTACAGCAGCCGCCCGCCCGCCTCGATGCGCGGCACGGCTGCCTCGACGGCGCGGGCGATGCGGGGCACGGCGTTGCGCACAGCCTGCACGGCATTGAACTGGTCGTCGACAAAGGCGGCCACCAGCTCGGGCACCGGGTACTGGTCCAGCAACGGATGTTGTGGACTGGGGGTTTCGGTTTTCAGCATCGGCATCGTCATCCGTTGATACGGACTCAGTGTAATACCGGAACCGCGACGCTTGCGTATGAAACGTACCGTGCGGGGCATTCCTGCAAGTTATGCCAGGTCAGCCGCGCCGCATTTCCGCCACAAAGTCGTAGTGATCGCTGCGGCAGTAGGAGTGTGTCAGCTCCACCGCCTCGCCGGACGCCAGGTAGGCGATGCGGGTGATGAACAGCACGGCCTGCCCTTCCGGCACGTCCAGCTGGCGCGCCAGCTCGGCCGACGCGTTCATTGCGCGGATGTGCTGCAGCGCGCGTACCGGCGCCTTGCCGTGTTGTTCCAGGAACTGGTACAGCGAATCGCCGACCGCCTCCGGTTGCGGCACCACGCTGCATGGCAGCACGCTGACCTCGTAGGCCATGGCCACGTCGTCGGCCAGGCGCAGGCGCTCGAGCCGGGCCACCTTGCTGTGCGGCGACAGGCCAAGGCTCATCTGCTCATCGGCGCTGGCCGTGACGATGTCCCGCTTCAGCCAGCGTGAACCGGGTTTGTAGCCGCGCTGCTGCAGCTGTTCGGAAAAGCTGGACAGGTTCGACAGCGGCTGCTCGATGCGCGGCGCGATGTAGTTGCCGGAGCCGCGCCGGCGCACCACCAGGCCCTGCTCGACCAGCTGGTCGATGGCCTTGCGCGCCGTCACCCGCGACACGTTCAGCAGCTCGGACAGCGTGCGTTCCGATGGCAAGGCCTGGTCGACCTGGTAGCGGCCGGCCCGCACGTCGTCGGTCAGCTTGCGCGCGATCTGCATGTACAGCGGTGAATTGTCGGTGGTGTCTTGCTGGTCTAGCACGGTCATTGCCCTTCTCCTGGAGGTGGTAGTGTACCGGCGTTGGCCGACGACCTGTCAAAAGCTGCAAATGAAAATCGCCGTGTACCGTATAACGGGCGCTTATGCGCTGGCCGGTGTCGCCCGCACCAGCGTGCGCCGCAGCAGCCGATACCCCTGCCGCGTGCAGTAGCGCAGGCGGCAGACCAGCATGTCGCCGGGCGCGGTGCGCACCACCAGGGTGACTGTTTCGCCAGCCACGCGCAGCACGGCTCCGCCGGGCGACGGCGGGGCCAAGGCGGTCGCCATCGTCGTTACCAGTTCGCCCGGCGGCGCGCTCGTGTGCAGTACCGCGTGGCTCAGCGCGACGCCTTGGCCGTCGAGGCGGATCAGTCGCACGGTGGCACCGTCCACGTGCACGCTGGTGCGCTCGCCGTTGGGGTGCGGTGCGACCGCCGCCGGCTGGCCGCTCATCGCGCGAACGGGGCGCCGCACAACGGCGGCACGACAAATAATGGCAGGCAGGACATGGCGGCTCTCGGGCAACGGGGTGACTATTGTAAAAATATCCACTGCCGGGTATTGGCGGAATTCGTAAGCAAATGTCGCGAAATTGTCGCGCTGCCGCGCATCACTCCAGGCGCATCACTCCAGGCGCATCACTCCAGGTTATGCCCCGCCCATCAGCATTCATTGGCAGCGCTGGACCGGTAGCGCGTAAGCTCATCCACCATGTTTGAAACCATTCATCCTTCCAGCCAGCGCGCGCTGGTCATCGGCGGCGGCGTCGTCGGCCTGACGAGCGCCTGGTGGCTGCTGGAGGCAGGCTTTCGCGTCACGCTGCTGGAACGCGCGCCCGATGTCGGCCTGGGCGCCAGCTACCGCAACGGCGGACAGCTCAGTTACCGCTACGTGTCGCCGCTGGCCGATGCCGGCGTCCCCCTGAAAGCCCTGCAGTGGCTGTTCCAGGCGGATGGGCCGTTGCGCTTCCGGCCCGAGGCGGACTGGCGCCAGTGGCGCTGGCTGGCCGCCTTCCTGGCCAACTGCAACGTTGCCAGCAACCGGCACACGACGGCCAAGCTGCTGCAGCTGGGAGAGCTGAGCCGGCAGAAGATGGTCCAGCTGGCCGTGGCCGTGCCATTGTCCGAATTCGGCTGGCGCGAGGCCGGCAAGCTGGTGGTGTATCGCACCCGGGCGTTGTTCGACGCGGCCGTGGCGCGCCCCGATCCGGACAACGCGCGCCGCATCGTCAGCGCACTGGAGATGGCAGCGCTGGAACCGGCGTTGGCGCACCTGGCGCCGCGACTGGCCGGCGGCATCTTCAACGCCGGC from Pseudoduganella armeniaca includes the following:
- a CDS encoding MFS transporter yields the protein MRSSGGGAAEFFATFVSFFRKEGILTILGFLLLFRLGESQLLKMVVPFLLDPAEKGGLGLDNTQVGIVYGTVGVIALTVGGLLGGFLIARFGLKRCLWPMALIIHLPDLVFVYLSTALPDNILVIAIAMAVEQFGYGLGFTSYMMFMIMVADGEHKTAHYAICTGFMALGMMVPQMASGYLQQWLGYQHFFIWVCLATIPAFIMTALIKVDPAFGRE
- a CDS encoding N-acetylmuramic acid 6-phosphate etherase; amino-acid sequence: MLKTETPSPQHPLLDQYPVPELVAAFVDDQFNAVQAVRNAVPRIARAVEAAVPRIEAGGRLLYVGAGTSGRLGVLDSVELYPTFSWPHERAVALLAGGESAMFVAVEGAEDDYDQGGRAMAAAQPGERDVVLLLAASGATPYVLGALHTARAAGALTIGLANNAGSPLANEAEIGITLDTGSEIISGSTRLKAGTSQKIALNTISSAIMVRLHKVYGNLMVDLKPTNAKLYARALRLTMHATGADEAAARAALEACGHHVKVAIVALRRQVPVEQAEALLARAGGSLRAAVDG
- a CDS encoding GntR family transcriptional regulator — its product is MTVLDQQDTTDNSPLYMQIARKLTDDVRAGRYQVDQALPSERTLSELLNVSRVTARKAIDQLVEQGLVVRRRGSGNYIAPRIEQPLSNLSSFSEQLQQRGYKPGSRWLKRDIVTASADEQMSLGLSPHSKVARLERLRLADDVAMAYEVSVLPCSVVPQPEAVGDSLYQFLEQHGKAPVRALQHIRAMNASAELARQLDVPEGQAVLFITRIAYLASGEAVELTHSYCRSDHYDFVAEMRRG